One Helianthus annuus cultivar XRQ/B chromosome 7, HanXRQr2.0-SUNRISE, whole genome shotgun sequence genomic region harbors:
- the LOC110868080 gene encoding glucan endo-1,3-beta-glucosidase 11 — protein sequence MEHHHHFTTLLLHISALLLLLLLLLTNSPLFATAIGINYGQIANNLPSPQQAVPLVKSTGANKLKLYDANPTVLKAFANTGIAFTLGIGNEYLTKLQDPSAAENWIQCNVKPYLPATKITSIAIGNEVLTSNDTSLSGCLLPAMQNIHSALVKFNLDQKITVTTAHSLSVMETSYPPSSGTFRTDLNGVMSPVLDFLAKTCSPFLINAYPFFAFERNPKDVSLDFVLFQPNAGVVDSGNNLRYDNMLFAQIDAVYAALSKLGHKDVPIQISETGWPSKGDDNETGASPENAKKYNGCLLKIVKQKKGTPAMPDYEFDIFVFALFNENLKPGPTSERNYGLFKHDGTPAYDLGFSGSSGGGSSSSHNSTGTPTPPFNFPPENPSGGYMPISSVERYVMRIRISIVLLSGVGWILF from the exons atggaacaccaccaccatttCACCACCCTTCTCCTCCACATCTCcgccctcctcctcctcctcctcctcctcctcaccAACTCACCTCTCTTCGCAACCGCAATCGGCATCAACTACGGCCAAATCGCCAACAACCTCCCCTCACCACAACAAGCAGTCCCCTTAGTCAAATCCACCGGTGCAAACAAACTCAAACTCTACGATGCAAACCCTACCGTCCTCAAAGCATTCGCCAACACCGGCATCGCTTTCACCCTCGGCATCGGCAACGAATACCTAACAAAACTACAAGATCCATCCGCTGCTGAAAACTGGATCCAATGCAACGTTAAACCCTATCTTCCGGCGACTAAAATCACCTCCATTGCCATCGGAAACGAAGTGCTGACGTCAAATGACACGTCACTTTCCGGCTGCTTACTTCCGGCGATGCAGAATATTCATTCTGCTCTGGTTAAATTTAACCTAGACCAGAAGATAACCGTCACAACAGCACACTCACTTTCCGTCATGGAAACGTCATATCCTCCGTCTTCTGGAACTTTCCGGACGGATTTAAACGGAGTAATGTCTCCTGTTTTGGATTTTCTAGCGAAAACGTGTTCGCCGTTTTTAATAAACGCGTATCCCTTCTTCGCGTTCGAGCGAAACCCTAAGGACGTGTCGTTAGATTTCGTATTGTTTCAACCTAACGCCGGAGTTGTTGATTCCGGCAACAATTTGCGTTACGATAACATGTTGTTTGCGCAAATTGATGCGGTGTATGCTGCTTTGTCTAAACTAGGTCACAAAGATGTTCCGATTCAGATATCGGAGACCGGTTGGCCGTCCAAAGGAGACGATAACGAAACCGGAGCGTCGCCGGAGAATGCGAAGAAGTATAACGGATGTTTGTTGAAGATTGTGAAGCAGAAGAAAGGAACTCCGGCGATGCCGGATTATGAGTTTGATATCTTTGTTTTTGCTCTGTTTAATGAGAATTTGAAGCCCGGACCGACATCGGAGAGGAATTATGGGTTGTTTAAGCATGATGGAACTCCGGCGTATGATCTCGGGTTTTCCGGGAGCTCCGGTGGTGGTAGTTCTTCTAGTCATAATAGCACTGGAACGCCTACGCCGCCGTTTAACTTTCCGCCGGAGAATCCCTCCGGTGGGTATATGCCTATTTCGTCAGTG GAAAGATATGTTATGAGAATCAGAATCAGCATCGTGTTGTTGTCGGGTGTAGGATGGATATTGTTTTGA